AAGAAGTCTTTGTTACCAGTCCTCTTTGAGTTCCAGATGGAACTTTTCCAGAGATGATTACTCATAAGAGCTCTATTTTCATGCTGTCAAAAGTCTGGGCAACGGAAATTGACTAGGCTTAAGAGAATAAAAGAAAGTTAGGTTGATTTATAGActtgtatgtttttttttcttggaaaaaaaaagcagAGAAAGATTTGTATGTTTCTTTTGCTTACTGTCGAGTGTTAATGAATATATCTTGTCATATAGGTTGAGTACGAAGCAGCACGAACTGAGCTATTGGAGGAAGTAGCCAGGGGTGCATCCGTACAAGAGCTCCATGCAAGGCTGACTAAGAAAGATTCTGATAACAGTCATGAATCATCTCAAGCCAGTAACAAAGAGGTTTCCAAGGCcgcaaagaaacaagagagtAAACAAGTTTACAGAAACAGAAGAATTAGTCGGAAGCAACGAGACTTAATGAAGATTCTCAACAAACATGCTACTAAACCTGTTGATGAAGCTAAACTCAGAAGTGAAGAATCAGCGCAACCAAAAGCTTTGAAACCAGTTGAGCTTTTTGCCcaggaaaaagaagaacaagatgGTGCTTCCATTCTGAACAAAAAAATCTACAGGCTTGGTGATAAGGATCTGCTGGTGAGGGATTCCTTCTTATTTTGTCAGTCTACAATACGATCTTGTAGGATCAAACTAATTTTTTGCATCCTGAAATGTTCACAAGGTACTTGTGACTAAGATCGCTGACAAGACAAAGGTTCATCTGGCCACAGACATCAGAGAGCCAATTAACCTTCATTGGGCTCTCTCTGTAAACAGGGCTGGAGAGTGGTTGGTAATTTTTTGGACCTATTAACTGAAAAGCGTACATGACTGCTAAATATTTGACCAATTATCATTTCTTACATTTATATGTCTCTTCGGTAGTTCTATTAACATGTATTGATTGTTAAGAACACAACATTAACAAGTAAACTATATTGCAATTTCAGGAACCACCTCCAAATGTACTGCCCCAGGGTTCAGTTTCTCTAAACGGGGCTGTTGAAACACAATTTGTATCTGGTTCTGTTGATTCTACTTATGAGGTATGCCCAGGGGAACATGCATGTTTTGTTGGCTTGGAACTTAATCTGGCCTATATTTCCAAATCCCTCAGACAATAGTCTTGATATTCACAATCATTGTACAGGTTCAATCTATAGAAATAGAAGTGCAAGAGGAAAGTTTCAAAGGAATGCCCTTTGTCCTTTGTTCTTCTGGAAACTGGATTAAGAACCAAGGGTCAGATTTCTATGCTGACTTTAGTGCTGCAGTCAAGAAAATTCAGAAGGTTGCTCCTTTTCGTTGGTCATAATATGTGTATCTTAGACTTCGGATTCAATTACCTTAAAAAAATTCTGTCACTGAATTTCTCCCTTTGAAGGATGCTGGTGAGGGAAACGGTACTGCAAAGGCTTTATTGGATAATATAGCAGATCTGGAGAGTAAGGCGCAAAAATCCTTTATGCATAGGTCTGTATTCTGTTGGGAATCAGACAACCAAAACCTTTGATGATGAGCTATATTTTGTTCCACTTTATGCGATTCTGCTGTATTTGTACCCAAATATTTCAGGGTTGTTATAATGAGTTCTATATAATTAACTAGAAAGTTTAGAGCTTGAAAAATGGTTTCGGTTGCTTTACTTGGGTATTTTAAACGGTTTGGTCATGACGATCAAAACTGGAACTACATTTCAAACAAAAGACGTTTTATTCCTTGATATAAGTCCAACATATTTCATCTGATTctttataattcatttgttcttttcatttcaggtTTAACATTGCAGCAGACTTGATAAGCCAAGCCAAAGATGCTGGTGAATTAGGTCTTGCAGGTATTCTGGTGTGGATGAGGTTTATGGCTACAAGGCAGCTCATTTGGAATAAAAATTACAACGTCAAACCACGGTAaagttcttttcatttcaagaATAGGATTCTTTAAAATATTGATATCTTTTTGGCTTCTGGACACTAAAATATGTGGATATTTTCTTAAATGTCCCATGTAGCATCACTTACAATTTCCACGCACCATATCACTCATATCAGCTTATTTAACCCATTAATAATTCTTACTCTTACTCCTTAAATGCAGTGAGATTAGTAGAGCACAAGACAGACTCACAGGCTTGCTCCAGAACATTTACACAAGCCATCCACAGTATCGAGAGCTTCTACGGATGATGTTGTCAGCTGTAGGAcgaggaggagaaggagatgtGGGACAGCGAATTCGAGATGAGATCCTTGTCATCCAGGTGGAGAGACTTCATTGATATATTGGCCATTCTTTAAGAGGTTTTTAATCAACTCCCCTCATGTATGGGCATGTTCAGAGTTGCTCATATAAGAATTTTGTTGGTGACAGGGAAACTGTGATTGTAAGGGTGCAATGATGGAGGAATGGCATCAAAAGTTGCATAATAACACTAGCCCAGATGACGTTGTTATATGTCAGGTACTGGACTCATGAGCTGGTGAAGATCTATTTAATGTCTTCCTTTGTTTGAAGTTTTCTCACATAAATGTCACTGCAGGCACTAATTGATTACGTCAAAAGTGACTTTGATATTGGTGCTTACTGGAAAACTTTGAATGATAATGGAATTACAAAAGAACGTCTTCTAAGCTATGACCGGGCAATCCATAATGAACCAAGTTTCAGGGCAGATCAGAAAGACCGTCTTCTGCATGATCTGGGGAACTACATGAGAACGTTAAAGGTTGTGATCCCTAAACctccaattttaagttttataTTTGACCTGGTTTTCTTCTTTATATGCATATCGGCATCATATTTTCGCACATGAGTTATTTCAATGAGCAGGAAGATTTGTTGGGTTGTGAATCTCATGATATTGTGTGTTCATTCAtgctgttttttttcttatactAAATGATGGGTTGTGACAAATGCATGTCATCATAGGATTCATGATAcatttttccatttttattATGAGAAGGGATATATCCAAGTTCAGATACTTAAAATGTGGACATGCTTTGACTCCTATTGCTTCCTTCGTATTATGTTACTACTTGTTTGCGTGATAAATTGTACACATAAATGTTGCATTGCAGGCAGTTCACTCAGGTGCAGATCTTGAATCAGCCATCACAAATTGTTTGGGTTATAGTGCTGAGGTAGTTTGTTAACTAATTGCAATAGCTCAACACATTGACAATGTGTTTTTAGCATTTGATTGGACTTTAATTCTCTATAGGGTCAAGGCTTCATGGTTGGAGTACAAATAAATCCTGTATCTGGCTTGCCCTCTGAAGTTCCAGTAAGATTCTTAACTTCATAATTTGTAGTTGTTCAGTTCTAAAAGTTCTTGATGCTTTAATTGTATTGAGATAAGTTGGATAATTATTAGGAAGTTTCACactgacattttttttttcaaacaggGGCTGCTGCAATTTGTAATGGAACATGTTGAGGACAAGAATGTGGAAGTTCTTCTTGAGGTTTTGCAAAATTTTGTAATTTGACATTATATTCCAAACTTTCTCTTGCGCTTCCCATCTGATTGTGAATGCTCTTTTGAACTTTCATGTAGGGTTTGCTTGAGGCTCGTCAGGAGTTGTGGCCATTACTCTCTAAGCCTAATGATCGCCTGAAGGATCTCTTATTTTTGGACATTGCCCTTGATTCTACTGTGAGAACTGCCATTGAGAGAGGATATGAAGAATTGAACAATGCTGGGCCAGAGGTATCTTTTTGTTTATGCTCTCTACACCTTTCTTCCtagctttcttcttctccatagaTGCGTCAGTTTTGAGTCTAATTTGAATAGCTGCAATGACATACTCCCAACTTAAAAACACATTATCTTGATCATCTGATTTATGTGTTATGCAGAAAATAATGTACTTCATCTCAATGGTTCTAGAAAATCTGGCATTATCATCTGATGATAATGAGGACCTCCTCTACTGTTTGAAGGTAAGTCAACCACTACATATTTATCCTGGTAGAGATGAGGTGTAACATGTCTCAGAAGTTAAACATGGTCAGAGTTTTTGTTGACTGACTTCTTTCATTGTTCATGAAGGGATGGAATCATGCTTTACACATGTTAAAGAATAATACCGATCACTGGGCGTTATATGCGAAATCAATTCTGGACAGAACCCGCTTGGCACTTGCAAACAAAGCAGAGTCATATCACCGTATATTACAGCCATCAGCAGAGTACCTTGGATCAAAGCTTGGAGTGGACGAATGGGCCGTATGCTTTTtagccattttcttcactTGTGCCTTCACTTCAAAATTTTCACGTGTTGTATGAGATAGATTCCTTGTTTCTGTCCTCATGATTTCTTCTTGCAGTTGAGCATATTCACTGAAGAAGTTATCCGTGCTGGATCAGCTGCCTGTTTATCAGCACTCATCAATCGACTTGATCCGGTTCTTCGAAAGACTGCTAATTTGGGAAGGTTGATTGCATTGCCATTTCTTAGCCAATCATATCATTTTTATCTTGATATCAATTAGTTAGAGAATTTGGAATGGCAAATAAAGAGAAGACAATGATGTTTTAGAGCTAAGAAGTTCAACATGTCCAATGTCTGCATCAATCTCTTAAATGCTATGAGCCTAGGATATGTGTTTAATGTTACTCTGGTTGGTCTGGACAGTTGGCAGGTTATCAGCCCAGTTGAAGTGGTTGGTTATGTTGTAGTTGTGGACGAGTTGCTCACTGTCCAGAATAAAGTATACGATAAGCCAACAATTTTGGTGGCAAGAAGTGTGAGAGGCGAGGAAGAAATTCCAGATGGCACAGTTGCTGTGCTAACACCTGATATGCCAGACGTCCTATCTCATGTATCTGTCCGAGCAAGAAATAGCAAGGTCATttgttcaataattatagTTTATTTCCTCTATAATTGATGTGCTTGGTGAAATAACAAACTATCATTTACAGGTTTGTTTTGCCACATGTTTTGACTCCGATATTCTAGCTGACCTCCAAGCTTGTGAAGGGAAATTATTGTGTGTAAAGCCAACTTCTGTTGATGTAGTTTATAGGTATTAGCCTCTGTTTTTTTATGTTGAAAGATGTTCAAATGTTTGATGAGGGTGAGCTGGTAACAATTTATCTGCATATATAACTGCAGTGAGGTTAATGAGAGTGAGCTAGGAGATGCAAGTTCAACTAATTTAATTGAAGACATCCCAGCTCTGACATTAGTGAAAAAACAGTTTACGGGTAGATATGCGATATCGTCTGATGAGTTCACAAGTGAAATGGTAAGGCTTAAAAAGGTTTTATCATACTGccagcaaaagaaaaaaatatatttgccTTAAAAACAGGCTTCTTAAATTCTGACAGATATCTATAACATATATTGTCATATGGCAGGTGGGAGCTAAATCACGTAACATTTCTtatataaaaggaaaacttCCCTCTTGGGTTGGAATTCCTACATCTATTGCCTTACCATTTGGAGTTTTCGAAAAAGTTCTCTCTGAAGATTCAAATAAGGTTGTTCACCCTAAACTTTGGTATAAATTTtctgcatatatatagctcATGCAGCTGTCATTTTCTACTAATACGTTTACCAGAAACAGTCTGAAATATTGATTTAAATTGTTTGGATTTGTGTTTTTAATAGTTAACCTGTCATTTTCTACTATTACCTATTTACCTTAAATTgtcatttttttagttgaccaaaaaaaaaactgtcatTTTAACTATGTTAACAAtagaaatttaattttcataATAACGTTACCAATGTGATTGCTTCTTTTTAGTGCTAATGTTCAAATTTACTATGGAAGTCCTCCAAATATGTAAAAAGACAAATGTACTttctaataaatatatatatgaaatcaagTTGAATCTTAATAAGGTGGAACTTTATT
This is a stretch of genomic DNA from Argentina anserina chromosome 4, drPotAnse1.1, whole genome shotgun sequence. It encodes these proteins:
- the LOC126792855 gene encoding alpha-glucan water dikinase 1, chloroplastic isoform X1, translated to MSNSVSHNLLQQNLLQSKINSSGIPANTLLRPKCVHQVQPPRKSSISKKFCGNSLQKTKLAMGSRPPATFVPCAVLTTDQHSDQLAGKYNLDGNIELQVYVDASSPGSATKVDIQVSYGGDSLVLHWGGLQDRKDNWVLPSRRPDGTIVYKNTALRTPFAKSGSNSLLKIEIDDPAIQAIEFLIVDESQNRWLKNNGGNFHVKLPLKEKSISNVSVPEDLVQIQAYLRWERKGKQMYTPKQEKVEYEAARTELLEEVARGASVQELHARLTKKDSDNSHESSQASNKEVSKAAKKQESKQVYRNRRISRKQRDLMKILNKHATKPVDEAKLRSEESAQPKALKPVELFAQEKEEQDGASILNKKIYRLGDKDLLVLVTKIADKTKVHLATDIREPINLHWALSVNRAGEWLEPPPNVLPQGSVSLNGAVETQFVSGSVDSTYEVQSIEIEVQEESFKGMPFVLCSSGNWIKNQGSDFYADFSAAVKKIQKDAGEGNGTAKALLDNIADLESKAQKSFMHRFNIAADLISQAKDAGELGLAGILVWMRFMATRQLIWNKNYNVKPREISRAQDRLTGLLQNIYTSHPQYRELLRMMLSAVGRGGEGDVGQRIRDEILVIQGNCDCKGAMMEEWHQKLHNNTSPDDVVICQALIDYVKSDFDIGAYWKTLNDNGITKERLLSYDRAIHNEPSFRADQKDRLLHDLGNYMRTLKAVHSGADLESAITNCLGYSAEGQGFMVGVQINPVSGLPSEVPGLLQFVMEHVEDKNVEVLLEGLLEARQELWPLLSKPNDRLKDLLFLDIALDSTVRTAIERGYEELNNAGPEKIMYFISMVLENLALSSDDNEDLLYCLKGWNHALHMLKNNTDHWALYAKSILDRTRLALANKAESYHRILQPSAEYLGSKLGVDEWALSIFTEEVIRAGSAACLSALINRLDPVLRKTANLGSWQVISPVEVVGYVVVVDELLTVQNKVYDKPTILVARSVRGEEEIPDGTVAVLTPDMPDVLSHVSVRARNSKVCFATCFDSDILADLQACEGKLLCVKPTSVDVVYSEVNESELGDASSTNLIEDIPALTLVKKQFTGRYAISSDEFTSEMVGAKSRNISYIKGKLPSWVGIPTSIALPFGVFEKVLSEDSNKAVADKLEILKKKLKGDFGSLGEIRETVLQLTAPPPLVQELKSKMQSSGMPWPGDEGEQRWEQAWLAIKKVWASKWNERAYFSTRRVKLEHDYLCMAVLVQEIINADYAFVIHTTNPSSGDSSEIYAEVVKGLGETLVGAYPGRALSFISKKNALDSPQLLGYPSKPIGLFIRRSIIFRSDSNGEDLEGYAGAGLYDSVPMDAEEEVVLDYSSDPLVTDANFQKTILSSIARAGSAIEELYGSAQDIEGVIRDGKLYVVQTRPQM
- the LOC126792855 gene encoding alpha-glucan water dikinase 1, chloroplastic isoform X2; protein product: MSNSVSHNLLQQNLLQSKINSSGIPANTLLRPKCVHQVQPPRKSSISKKFCGNSLQKTKLAMGSRPPATFVPCAVLTTDQHSDLAGKYNLDGNIELQVYVDASSPGSATKVDIQVSYGGDSLVLHWGGLQDRKDNWVLPSRRPDGTIVYKNTALRTPFAKSGSNSLLKIEIDDPAIQAIEFLIVDESQNRWLKNNGGNFHVKLPLKEKSISNVSVPEDLVQIQAYLRWERKGKQMYTPKQEKVEYEAARTELLEEVARGASVQELHARLTKKDSDNSHESSQASNKEVSKAAKKQESKQVYRNRRISRKQRDLMKILNKHATKPVDEAKLRSEESAQPKALKPVELFAQEKEEQDGASILNKKIYRLGDKDLLVLVTKIADKTKVHLATDIREPINLHWALSVNRAGEWLEPPPNVLPQGSVSLNGAVETQFVSGSVDSTYEVQSIEIEVQEESFKGMPFVLCSSGNWIKNQGSDFYADFSAAVKKIQKDAGEGNGTAKALLDNIADLESKAQKSFMHRFNIAADLISQAKDAGELGLAGILVWMRFMATRQLIWNKNYNVKPREISRAQDRLTGLLQNIYTSHPQYRELLRMMLSAVGRGGEGDVGQRIRDEILVIQGNCDCKGAMMEEWHQKLHNNTSPDDVVICQALIDYVKSDFDIGAYWKTLNDNGITKERLLSYDRAIHNEPSFRADQKDRLLHDLGNYMRTLKAVHSGADLESAITNCLGYSAEGQGFMVGVQINPVSGLPSEVPGLLQFVMEHVEDKNVEVLLEGLLEARQELWPLLSKPNDRLKDLLFLDIALDSTVRTAIERGYEELNNAGPEKIMYFISMVLENLALSSDDNEDLLYCLKGWNHALHMLKNNTDHWALYAKSILDRTRLALANKAESYHRILQPSAEYLGSKLGVDEWALSIFTEEVIRAGSAACLSALINRLDPVLRKTANLGSWQVISPVEVVGYVVVVDELLTVQNKVYDKPTILVARSVRGEEEIPDGTVAVLTPDMPDVLSHVSVRARNSKVCFATCFDSDILADLQACEGKLLCVKPTSVDVVYSEVNESELGDASSTNLIEDIPALTLVKKQFTGRYAISSDEFTSEMVGAKSRNISYIKGKLPSWVGIPTSIALPFGVFEKVLSEDSNKAVADKLEILKKKLKGDFGSLGEIRETVLQLTAPPPLVQELKSKMQSSGMPWPGDEGEQRWEQAWLAIKKVWASKWNERAYFSTRRVKLEHDYLCMAVLVQEIINADYAFVIHTTNPSSGDSSEIYAEVVKGLGETLVGAYPGRALSFISKKNALDSPQLLGYPSKPIGLFIRRSIIFRSDSNGEDLEGYAGAGLYDSVPMDAEEEVVLDYSSDPLVTDANFQKTILSSIARAGSAIEELYGSAQDIEGVIRDGKLYVVQTRPQM